From the Chitinolyticbacter meiyuanensis genome, one window contains:
- the rpsL gene encoding 30S ribosomal protein S12, which translates to MPTINQLVRKGREKEVAKSKVPALEACPQKRGVCTRVYTTTPKKPNSALRKVCKVRLTNGFEVISYIGGEGHNLQEHSVVLIRGGRVKDLPGVRYHTVRGSLDTAGVKDRKQSRSKYGAKRPK; encoded by the coding sequence ATGCCAACTATCAACCAGCTGGTCCGCAAGGGCCGCGAGAAGGAAGTGGCGAAGAGCAAGGTTCCCGCGCTCGAAGCCTGCCCTCAAAAGCGTGGCGTGTGCACCCGTGTGTACACCACCACCCCGAAGAAGCCGAACTCCGCTCTGCGTAAAGTGTGCAAGGTTCGTCTCACCAACGGTTTCGAAGTCATTTCGTACATCGGCGGTGAAGGCCACAACCTGCAGGAACACAGCGTGGTGCTGATCCGCGGTGGTCGTGTGAAGGATTTGCCGGGTGTGCGTTACCACACCGTGCGCGGTTCGCTCGATACGGCCGGCGTCAAGGATCGTAAGCAGTCGCGTTCGAAGTACGGCGCCAAGCGTCCGAAGTAA
- the rpsG gene encoding 30S ribosomal protein S7: MPRRREVPKREVLPDPKFGSTELTKFMNVVMIDGKKAVAERIVYGALAQIEKKAAGKTALEVFTAAISNAKPVVEVKSRRVGGANYQVPVEVRPSRRLALAMRWLRDAARKRGEKSMDLRLAGELLDAAEGRGGAMKKRDEVHRMAEANKAFAHYRF; the protein is encoded by the coding sequence ATGCCAAGACGTAGAGAAGTTCCGAAGCGCGAAGTGCTGCCGGATCCGAAGTTCGGTTCCACGGAACTGACCAAGTTCATGAACGTGGTGATGATCGACGGCAAGAAAGCCGTGGCTGAGCGCATTGTTTACGGCGCGCTCGCCCAGATCGAAAAGAAGGCTGCCGGCAAGACCGCGCTGGAAGTCTTCACCGCCGCCATCAGTAACGCAAAACCGGTCGTCGAGGTGAAGAGCCGTCGCGTCGGTGGTGCAAACTATCAAGTGCCGGTCGAAGTCCGTCCCAGCCGTCGTTTGGCATTGGCGATGCGCTGGTTGCGTGACGCGGCCCGCAAGCGTGGCGAGAAGTCCATGGATCTGCGTCTGGCTGGCGAGCTGCTCGATGCAGCAGAAGGCCGTGGTGGCGCGATGAAGAAGCGCGATGAAGTGCACCGCATGGCAGAAGCGAACAAGGCGTTTGCCCACTACCGCTTCTAA